The following are encoded in a window of Flavobacteriales bacterium genomic DNA:
- a CDS encoding class I SAM-dependent RNA methyltransferase, with protein sequence MTAQTMFGFEDLLVAELRALGAQDIEKHNRAVAFRGDEACMYRANLQLRTALRVLVPIGSFRVGNEEDLYRGIKDLAWERFMGVDDTLAVHCTLHSDRFNHSQFLALKAKDAIVDRFRDRFGRRPSVDLEEATLRIHLHVHGDECLVSLDSSGGSLHKRGYRDHTNLAPMNEVLAAGLVLLTGWDGRSAFVDPMCGSGTLLIEAALIASRTPPGSYRKRFGFEGWKDFDAALWKEVREEAQAGIDRTARPLILGGEISPHVARKAESNIASAGLKDRIRIVNKPFQALEPPEGTGVMVLNPPYGERMDKEEDINALYKMIGDTLKQRWAGWTAWMITSNLEAAKQVRLTPKPRIKVFNGSLDCRFMRYELYSGTRRVFDRT encoded by the coding sequence ATGACCGCCCAGACCATGTTCGGGTTCGAGGACCTCCTCGTGGCCGAATTGCGGGCCCTTGGGGCACAGGACATCGAGAAGCACAACCGGGCCGTCGCCTTCCGCGGGGATGAAGCCTGCATGTACCGGGCGAACCTCCAGTTGCGCACCGCCCTGCGCGTGCTGGTGCCCATCGGCTCCTTCCGCGTGGGCAATGAGGAGGACCTCTACCGGGGCATCAAGGACCTGGCGTGGGAGCGCTTCATGGGCGTGGATGACACACTCGCCGTGCACTGCACCCTGCACTCGGATCGCTTCAACCATTCGCAATTCCTGGCCCTGAAAGCGAAGGATGCCATCGTGGACCGCTTCCGCGACCGTTTCGGACGCCGTCCCTCCGTGGATCTGGAGGAAGCCACCCTGCGCATCCACCTGCATGTGCATGGCGATGAATGCCTCGTGTCGCTGGACAGCAGCGGCGGCTCCCTGCACAAACGCGGCTACCGCGACCACACCAACCTGGCCCCGATGAACGAAGTGCTCGCCGCCGGGCTGGTGCTCCTCACCGGCTGGGATGGGCGCAGCGCCTTCGTGGACCCCATGTGCGGCAGCGGCACCCTCCTCATCGAGGCCGCCTTGATCGCCAGCAGGACCCCCCCCGGCAGCTACCGGAAGCGGTTCGGGTTCGAAGGCTGGAAGGACTTCGATGCGGCCTTGTGGAAAGAGGTGCGCGAGGAGGCCCAGGCGGGGATCGATCGGACCGCACGCCCGCTGATCCTGGGTGGCGAGATCAGCCCGCATGTGGCGCGCAAGGCGGAAAGCAACATCGCCAGCGCGGGCCTGAAGGATCGCATCCGCATCGTGAACAAGCCCTTCCAAGCATTGGAGCCGCCCGAAGGAACCGGTGTGATGGTCCTGAACCCCCCCTACGGCGAGCGCATGGACAAGGAGGAGGACATCAACGCCCTGTACAAGATGATCGGCGACACGCTGAAACAGCGCTGGGCGGGCTGGACGGCCTGGATGATCACCAGCAACCTGGAAGCCGCCAAACAGGTGCGCCTCACCCCCAAGCCGCGCATCAAGGTGTTCAACGGGTCACTCGATTGCCGCTTCATGCGGTACGAGTTGTACAGCGGAACACGGAGGGTCTTCGACCGGACCTGA
- a CDS encoding gliding motility-associated C-terminal domain-containing protein has protein sequence MFRTLLPALFCIAFIGLNDTLHAQTIALPEAEYDRLKLAGMLPEGAFPLLTTPTPDQVKGMPMGGGSPKGGGGSNCDCWIPPDGTYTLAMAPNDDGSSAPIFLPFQFNLYGDLFNLVYINNNGNLSFNTPWATFTASGFPSANFRMVAPFWGDVDTRGNAGAGNNQVRYKLTPTALYVNWINVGYYNSKVDKLNSFQVIITNGQDPVIGIGNNVSFCYKDMQWTTGEASCTTNTLCNYQGQNYSCNNTGGNGFGFCGSPATVGANRGNGVDYIQFGRFNLPGTAYDGPFGANDGVDWLDDKNFVFTTAVSTQNIPPIASSAFLCDTIEVCVGEVVTIQMDFLSPENNQVTVATSSAPGLANYTETSNTSGITATIVAQFSPQPGEEGYQTITFSGTDNGVPPLTSTVEIVVYVIPGPPPPTITGPTFVCQGQTVQLTASPAGSNYTWSNGASGQTVNVGAGTYTVTATDGSCPVTSAPFMVQTVDFPPLEITGPAIYCGEPLPTLVASAGYDGYTWSTGASGSSLQTGAGTYTVTGTIQGCTNTSAPFTLTLVDPGPPTITGPAEYCAGSSVTLNVNATPYDGILWSTGESTASISATAGTYTVTATFLNCTYQSAPFTVTEIVLPTVTITGDAQYCAGSASTLTASGGFDSWSWSNGASGPSTSVQAGTYTVTVSIGDCSATSAPFTVTEAPTPVPVITGPNFTCGGGTVSLSTTQPFDSYLWSTGASSSSVNVGTGSYTVTVTNQFGCSGTSAAFGVTVANDPTAFFTPDPLSPQLPGTTVFFQDGSQGNGGTINNWWWEFGTGGSTSTIPSPTVTFDEPGAYTITLVVTTTQGCTDTITYVYVIRPEEIFIPNVFSPNNDGMNDAFNITNIQYYPNNLTIFNRWGSVVYEARNYTNQWRGTDLADGTYFYILKLDEGREFTGHVTLLR, from the coding sequence ATGTTCCGCACCCTCCTGCCTGCCCTGTTCTGCATCGCCTTCATCGGCCTGAACGACACGCTCCACGCCCAGACCATAGCGCTGCCCGAAGCCGAATATGACCGCTTGAAGCTGGCGGGCATGCTCCCCGAGGGCGCCTTCCCCCTGCTGACGACCCCCACACCTGATCAGGTGAAGGGCATGCCCATGGGTGGTGGATCGCCCAAAGGCGGTGGTGGCAGCAACTGCGATTGCTGGATCCCGCCGGACGGGACCTATACGCTGGCCATGGCCCCGAACGACGATGGCTCCTCGGCGCCCATCTTCCTGCCATTCCAGTTCAACCTCTATGGTGATCTGTTCAACTTGGTCTACATCAACAACAACGGCAACCTCTCCTTCAACACCCCCTGGGCCACCTTCACCGCCTCGGGCTTCCCCAGCGCGAACTTCCGCATGGTGGCGCCATTCTGGGGTGATGTGGATACCCGCGGCAATGCCGGCGCCGGCAACAACCAGGTGCGCTACAAGCTGACACCCACCGCGCTGTACGTGAACTGGATCAATGTGGGGTACTACAACTCCAAGGTGGACAAGCTCAACTCCTTCCAGGTGATCATCACCAACGGCCAGGATCCGGTGATCGGCATCGGCAACAACGTGTCGTTCTGCTACAAGGACATGCAGTGGACCACCGGGGAAGCCAGCTGCACAACCAATACGCTCTGCAACTACCAAGGACAGAATTACTCCTGCAACAACACCGGTGGCAATGGCTTTGGTTTCTGCGGATCGCCCGCCACGGTGGGCGCCAACCGCGGCAACGGTGTGGACTACATCCAGTTCGGCCGCTTCAACCTGCCGGGTACCGCCTACGATGGCCCCTTCGGTGCCAACGACGGTGTGGACTGGCTGGACGACAAGAACTTCGTCTTCACCACGGCGGTGAGCACGCAGAACATCCCGCCGATCGCCAGCAGCGCCTTCCTGTGCGACACCATTGAAGTGTGCGTGGGCGAGGTGGTGACGATCCAGATGGACTTCCTGAGTCCGGAGAACAACCAGGTGACCGTGGCCACTTCGTCGGCTCCGGGTCTCGCCAACTACACCGAGACCAGCAACACCTCCGGCATCACGGCCACCATCGTGGCGCAGTTCTCTCCACAACCCGGAGAAGAGGGCTACCAGACGATCACCTTCTCCGGAACGGACAATGGCGTTCCACCGCTGACCAGCACCGTGGAGATCGTTGTTTACGTGATACCGGGCCCACCGCCGCCCACCATCACCGGTCCCACTTTCGTGTGCCAGGGGCAGACGGTGCAACTCACCGCATCGCCGGCCGGGTCGAATTACACCTGGAGCAATGGTGCCAGCGGCCAGACCGTGAACGTGGGCGCCGGCACCTATACCGTGACGGCCACCGACGGCAGTTGCCCGGTCACCTCGGCGCCCTTCATGGTGCAGACCGTGGACTTCCCACCGCTGGAGATCACCGGGCCGGCCATCTATTGCGGCGAGCCGCTGCCCACGCTTGTGGCATCCGCCGGATATGACGGCTACACATGGAGCACCGGAGCCTCGGGTTCTTCGCTGCAGACCGGCGCAGGCACCTACACGGTGACCGGCACGATCCAAGGCTGCACCAACACTTCAGCGCCCTTCACGCTCACCTTGGTGGATCCCGGACCGCCGACGATCACCGGTCCTGCGGAGTACTGCGCAGGCAGCAGCGTGACCCTGAACGTGAACGCCACGCCCTACGATGGCATCCTGTGGAGCACCGGCGAGAGTACTGCCAGCATCTCCGCTACGGCAGGCACCTACACCGTTACGGCCACCTTCCTGAATTGCACCTACCAGTCGGCGCCCTTCACCGTCACGGAGATCGTACTGCCCACGGTGACGATCACCGGTGATGCGCAATACTGCGCGGGGTCGGCCTCCACCCTTACGGCCAGCGGCGGCTTCGACAGCTGGAGCTGGAGCAACGGCGCCAGCGGCCCCAGCACCAGCGTGCAGGCGGGCACCTACACCGTTACGGTGAGCATCGGTGATTGCAGCGCCACCTCGGCGCCCTTCACCGTGACCGAGGCGCCCACGCCGGTGCCGGTGATCACCGGACCGAACTTCACGTGCGGTGGCGGCACGGTTTCGCTCTCCACTACGCAGCCCTTCGACTCCTACCTGTGGAGCACGGGCGCCTCCTCTTCGTCCGTGAATGTGGGCACCGGCAGCTACACGGTGACGGTGACCAACCAGTTCGGTTGCAGCGGCACCTCTGCGGCATTCGGGGTCACCGTGGCCAACGACCCCACGGCTTTCTTCACGCCCGACCCCCTGTCGCCCCAGTTGCCCGGTACCACGGTCTTCTTCCAGGATGGCTCCCAAGGCAACGGTGGCACCATCAACAACTGGTGGTGGGAGTTCGGTACCGGAGGTTCCACCAGCACCATCCCCTCCCCCACGGTGACCTTCGATGAGCCCGGCGCCTACACCATCACCCTGGTGGTGACCACCACGCAGGGATGCACCGATACCATCACCTACGTGTATGTGATCCGGCCGGAGGAGATCTTCATCCCCAACGTGTTCAGCCCGAACAACGACGGCATGAACGATGCCTTCAACATCACCAACATCCAGTACTACCCCAACAACCTCACGATCTTCAACCGATGGGGCAGCGTGGTGTACGAAGCGCGCAACTACACCAACCAGTGGCGTGGCACCGACCTGGCTGATGGCACCTACTTCTACATCCTCAAACTGGATGAAGGCCGGGAGTTCACCGGGCATGTGACCCTGCTGCGGTAG
- a CDS encoding DUF1730 domain-containing protein: MPGVRGSAERIKAMAHELGFLACGVARAGFLEEEAPRLEQWLRQGKHGGMGYMERHFDLRLDPTKLVPGAKSVISLAYNYHTPPRQHDPDAPKLSTYAYGRDYHKVLKKRLKPLMEFIAAQFGDVALRAFVDSAPVMEKAWAQRAGVGWIGKHTNVILKPTSNLPVGRQAPQALNPSTSNLSTGGSWFFLCELITDLELEPDPPATDHCGTCRRCIDACPTEAITPYSVDGSRCISYLTIELKEAIPQEFAGRMEGWAFGCDICQQVCPWNRFATPHQEPAFDPKPELMSLAADEWHGMTEVVFDRLFEGSAVKRTKYGGLMRNLKFLREG, from the coding sequence ATGCCCGGTGTGCGGGGATCCGCGGAACGCATCAAAGCGATGGCCCATGAACTGGGCTTCCTGGCCTGTGGTGTGGCGCGGGCGGGCTTTCTGGAAGAAGAAGCGCCACGGCTGGAACAGTGGCTGCGGCAAGGGAAGCATGGCGGCATGGGCTACATGGAGCGCCACTTCGATCTGCGGCTCGATCCCACCAAGCTGGTGCCCGGCGCGAAGAGCGTGATCAGCCTGGCCTACAACTACCACACGCCACCCCGGCAGCATGATCCGGATGCGCCCAAGCTCAGCACCTACGCCTATGGGCGCGACTACCACAAGGTGTTGAAGAAGCGCCTGAAGCCATTGATGGAGTTCATCGCGGCGCAATTCGGCGACGTGGCCCTGCGTGCTTTCGTGGACAGTGCGCCGGTGATGGAGAAGGCTTGGGCGCAGCGCGCGGGTGTGGGCTGGATCGGCAAGCACACCAACGTCATCCTCAAGCCGACCTCCAACCTGCCTGTCGGCAGGCAGGCCCCCCAAGCGCTCAACCCCTCAACTTCCAACCTCTCAACAGGCGGCTCCTGGTTCTTCCTCTGCGAGCTCATCACCGACCTCGAGTTGGAACCCGATCCGCCCGCCACCGACCATTGCGGCACGTGCCGCCGCTGCATCGATGCCTGCCCCACGGAGGCCATCACGCCGTACAGCGTGGACGGCAGCCGGTGCATCAGCTACCTCACCATCGAGCTGAAGGAGGCCATTCCCCAGGAATTCGCCGGCAGGATGGAGGGCTGGGCCTTCGGCTGCGACATCTGCCAGCAGGTGTGTCCGTGGAACCGCTTCGCCACGCCACATCAAGAGCCGGCGTTCGACCCGAAGCCCGAACTCATGTCCCTGGCGGCCGATGAATGGCACGGCATGACCGAAGTGGTCTTCGATCGGCTGTTCGAAGGCAGTGCGGTGAAACGCACCAAGTACGGCGGGCTGATGAGGAACCTGAAGTTCCTGCGGGAAGGTTGA
- the ruvB gene encoding Holliday junction branch migration DNA helicase RuvB, with protein sequence MPEHFDPRVEQRAASDKEMEQVLRPRRFDEFAGQKAVTDNLKVFVQAAKQRGEALDHVLLHGPPGLGKTTLANIIAQEMGVGIRITSGPVLDKPADLAGLLTNLEPHDVLFIDEIHRLTPVIEEYLYSAMEDYRIDLVIDAGPNARTVQIALNPFTLVGATTRSGLLTAPLRARFGINSRLDYYDAATLKGIIKRSAGLLNVPIIDTAAEEISRRSRGTPRIANALLRRVRDFAQIQSDGTIELPIAQHALKALNVDAHGLDEMDNRILGAIIDKFGGGPVGLNTVATAVGEEAGTIEEVYEPFLIMEGYLQRTPRGRQATERAYRHLGRVPSVKPGDLFE encoded by the coding sequence ATGCCCGAGCACTTCGATCCGCGTGTGGAACAGCGCGCCGCCTCCGACAAGGAGATGGAACAGGTGCTGCGTCCACGGCGCTTCGATGAATTCGCCGGGCAGAAGGCCGTCACCGACAACCTGAAGGTATTCGTGCAGGCCGCCAAACAACGCGGCGAGGCGTTGGACCACGTGCTGCTGCACGGCCCGCCCGGCCTGGGCAAGACCACCCTGGCCAACATCATCGCCCAGGAAATGGGCGTGGGCATCCGCATCACCAGCGGACCCGTGCTGGACAAGCCCGCCGACCTGGCCGGCCTGCTCACCAACCTGGAGCCGCACGATGTGCTCTTCATCGACGAGATCCACCGCCTGACGCCGGTGATCGAGGAGTACCTCTACAGCGCCATGGAGGACTACCGCATCGATCTGGTGATCGATGCGGGCCCCAATGCGCGCACGGTGCAGATCGCGCTGAACCCCTTCACGCTGGTGGGCGCCACCACGCGCAGCGGCCTGCTCACGGCGCCGCTGCGCGCGCGCTTCGGCATCAACAGCCGGCTGGACTACTACGACGCGGCCACGCTCAAGGGCATCATCAAGCGCAGCGCCGGTCTGTTGAACGTGCCCATCATCGATACGGCGGCGGAAGAGATCTCGCGCCGCAGCCGTGGCACACCGCGCATCGCCAACGCCCTGCTTCGCCGCGTGCGTGATTTCGCGCAGATCCAAAGCGACGGCACCATCGAGCTGCCCATCGCCCAGCATGCCCTCAAGGCCCTGAACGTGGATGCGCACGGCCTGGATGAAATGGACAACCGCATCCTGGGCGCCATCATCGACAAGTTCGGCGGCGGACCGGTGGGACTGAACACCGTGGCCACGGCCGTGGGCGAGGAGGCAGGCACCATCGAGGAGGTGTATGAGCCCTTTCTGATCATGGAAGGCTACCTGCAACGCACCCCACGCGGGCGACAGGCCACGGAACGGGCCTACCGCCATCTGGGCCGGGTGCCCAGCGTGAAGCCGGGCGACCTTTTCGAGTGA
- the metF gene encoding methylenetetrahydrofolate reductase [NAD(P)H]: MKVIDHLRAAQGTLLSFEILPPLKGKDIRSIYAGIDPLLEFKPSFINVTYHREEVIYKERGHGLLQKVRLRKRPGTIGICATIKTKYDIDTVPHLICGGFSREETEDALIELNFLGIDNVLALRGDAVKNEPHFIPERDGHAHAVELIRQIAGLNKGKYLHDEEQDAAPTDLCIGAACYPEKHPEALNLNVDIAYLKEKVEAGAEYLVTQMFFDNAAFFRFVDQCRAQGIGVPIIPGIKPITTLRHIAFLPKTFRVDLPDELARELVRCRADADVKQVGIAWTTAQCRELMARGAPCLHFYTMGRSEAVRTVAAALF, encoded by the coding sequence ATGAAGGTCATCGATCACCTGCGTGCGGCCCAGGGCACGCTGCTTTCTTTCGAGATCCTGCCCCCGCTCAAGGGCAAGGACATACGCTCGATCTACGCGGGCATCGACCCGTTGCTGGAGTTCAAACCCAGCTTCATCAACGTCACCTACCACCGCGAGGAGGTGATCTACAAGGAGCGCGGCCACGGCCTGCTGCAGAAGGTGCGTTTGCGCAAGCGGCCCGGCACCATCGGCATCTGCGCCACCATCAAGACCAAGTACGACATCGACACGGTGCCGCACCTGATCTGCGGGGGCTTCAGCCGGGAGGAGACCGAGGACGCGCTGATCGAGCTGAACTTCCTGGGCATCGACAATGTGCTGGCGCTGCGTGGCGACGCGGTGAAGAACGAGCCGCACTTCATCCCCGAGCGCGACGGCCATGCCCATGCCGTGGAACTCATCCGCCAGATCGCCGGGCTGAACAAGGGGAAGTACCTGCATGATGAGGAACAGGATGCCGCTCCCACCGACCTGTGCATCGGCGCGGCCTGCTACCCGGAGAAGCACCCCGAGGCGTTGAACCTCAACGTGGACATCGCCTACCTGAAGGAGAAGGTGGAGGCCGGCGCGGAATACCTGGTGACCCAGATGTTCTTCGACAACGCCGCCTTCTTCCGCTTCGTGGACCAATGCCGGGCGCAAGGCATCGGCGTGCCGATCATCCCCGGCATCAAGCCCATCACCACACTGCGGCACATCGCCTTCCTGCCCAAGACCTTCCGGGTGGACCTGCCCGACGAGCTGGCGCGCGAGCTGGTGCGCTGCCGAGCGGACGCCGATGTGAAGCAGGTGGGCATCGCATGGACCACCGCCCAATGCCGGGAGTTGATGGCCCGGGGAGCGCCCTGCCTGCACTTTTACACCATGGGGCGCAGCGAGGCCGTGCGCACCGTGGCGGCGGCACTGTTCTGA